In Phocoena phocoena chromosome 3, mPhoPho1.1, whole genome shotgun sequence, a single window of DNA contains:
- the LOC136120354 gene encoding neuropeptide B-like, producing the protein MEGPAQLGPVAVCLLAATPVLRTMRTMRGRSFRAVGARGAGRRAGTHRRVWASCLQPASPRPRSGREHSVKLRPDSAADSFSRSEDLCALQDSVPLPSVRASLREGLLD; encoded by the coding sequence ATGGAGGGCCCGGCCCAGCTGGGGCCCGTGGCCGTATGTCTTCTGGCTGCGACGCCGGTCCTGCGCACGATGCGCACGATGCGGGGCCGCAGCTTCCGGGCGGTGGGCGCCCGAGGGGCCGGGAGGCGAGCCGGGACCCACAGGCGGGTGTGGGCATCCTGTCTGCAGCCAGCGTCCCCGAGGCCGCGCTCGGGCCGTGAACACTCGGTGAAGCTGCGCCCGGACAGCGCGGCCGACTCCTTCTCGCGCTCTGAGGACCTGTGCGCGCTGCAGGACTCGGTGCCTCTGCCCTCCGTGCGGGCTTCCCTGAGGGAGGGCCTGCTGGACTGA